Proteins from a genomic interval of Acomys russatus chromosome 19, mAcoRus1.1, whole genome shotgun sequence:
- the Eif3k gene encoding eukaryotic translation initiation factor 3 subunit K, which produces MAMFEQMRANVGKLLKGIDRYNPENLATLERYVETQAKENAYDLEANLAVLKLYQFNPAFFQTTVTAQILLKALTNLPHTDFTLCKCMIDQAHQEERPIRQILYLGDLLETCHFQAFWQALDENMDLLEGITGFEDSVRKFICHVVGITYQRIDRWLLAEVLGDLTDSQLKAWMSKYGWSADESGQIFICSQEESIKPKNIVEKIDFDSVSSIMASSQ; this is translated from the exons ATGGCGATGTTTGAGCAGATGAGAGCGAACGTGGGCAAGTTGCTGAAGGGTATCGACAG GTATAACCCAGAGAACTTGGCTACCCTGGAGCGGTATGTGGAGACACAGGCCAAGGAAAACGCCTATGACCTGGAGGCCAACCTAGCCGTCCTGAAACT GTACCAGTTCAACCCAGCCTTCTTTCAGACCACAGTCACCGCGCAGATCCTACTGAAGGCCCTCACCAACCTGCCCCACACCGACTTCACTCTGTGCAAGTGCATGATTGACCAGGCACAC CAAGAAGAGCGGCCCATCCGACAGATCCTGTACCTCGGTGACCTGCTGGAGACCTGCCACTTCCAAGCCTTCTGG CAAGCCCTGGATGAGAACATGGACCTGCTGGAAGGCATAACTGGCTTTGAAGACTCTGTCCGAAAAT TTATCTGCCACGTGGTGGGCATCACGTACCAGCGTATCGACCGCTGGCTGCTGGCGGAGGTGCTTGGAGATCTGACCG ACAGCCAGCTGAAGGCGTGGATGAGCAAGTACGGCTGGAGCGCCGACGAGTCCGGGCAGATCTTCATCTGCAGCCAGGAGGAGAGCATTAAGCCCAAGAACATCGTGGAGAAGATCGACTTTGACA GTGTGTCCAGCATCATGGCCTCCTCCCAGTAA
- the Map4k1 gene encoding LOW QUALITY PROTEIN: mitogen-activated protein kinase kinase kinase kinase 1 (The sequence of the model RefSeq protein was modified relative to this genomic sequence to represent the inferred CDS: inserted 1 base in 1 codon; deleted 4 bases in 3 codons) codes for MALVDPDIFTKDPREHYDLLQRLGGGTYGEVFKARDKVSKDLVALKMVKMEPDDDVSTLQKEILMLKTCRHANIVAYHGSYLWLQKLWICMEFCGAGSLQDIYQVTGSLSELQISYVCREVLQGLAYLHSQKKIHRDIKGANILINDFGEVRLADFGISAQIGATLARRLSFIGTPYWMAPEVAAVALKGGYNELCDIWSLGITAIELAELQPPLFDVHPLRVLFLMTKSGYQPPRLKEKGRWSSAFHNFVKVTLTKNPKKRPGATKMLTHQLVSQPGLNRGLVLDLLDKMRNPGKGPPAGEIEDEEPEPPPAVPRRIKSTXRASSLGIPDTDCCRQHMEFQRLRGMDPRPPADTTVRLQPPGDFGCTSPRAQLSESDDDYDDVDIPAPTEDMPPPLPPRIRPKFRSPSDDGSGWGVDDGQLSPGVLVRCASGPPPRTPRPGPPPATRSPHLTALSDPSLWSPAAPAQGRPPLLPPKKEKMRREVRGSCRREGCAHLVKLFNGCPLQIHSTVAWTHPSTKDQHLLMAARKAIFTLNRSDQEATLEMVTLPGRTTWLYCINNLLMSLSGKTPHVYSHSILGLLERKEGKTGGPIAHISPHWLLARKNMVSSKIQDTKGCRACCVAEGASSGGPFLCGALETSVVLLQWYEPASKFLLVRQVLFPLPTPLPVFALLTAPGSELPAVCIGVSPGPAARSVLFHTVRFGALSCWLDDTSTEHKGPVQVFQVKEDLVLVLMDGSLKLVTPEGAPAPGLRSPEIPMTEAVEAVAMVGDRLQAFWKHGVQVWAAGSEQARSGGDTAHGRPYRPQQPLHPGMSHREALRD; via the exons ATGGCCCTTGTGGACCCCGACATCTTTACTAAGGACCCCCGGGAACACTATGATCTCCTGCAGCGACTGGGTGGCGGAACCTATGGAGAAGTCTTCAAG GCTCGCGACAAGGTGTCTAAGGACCTGGTGGCTTTGAAGATGGTGAAGATGGAGCCTG ATGATGACGTCTCCACCCTACAGAAGGAGATCCTCATGCTGAAAACTTGCCGGCATGCCAACATCGTGGCTTACCATGGCAGTTACCTCTG GCTGCAGAAGCTCTGGATCTGCATGGAGTTCTGTGGAGCTGGTTCCCTCCAGGACATCTACCAAG TGACTGGCTCTCTGTCTGAGCTCCAGATCAGCTATGTATGCCGGGAAGTGCTCCAG GGACTGGCCTACCTGCACTCACAGAAGAAGATACACCGAGACATCAAG GGGGCCAACATCCTCATCAATGACTTCGGGGAGGTTAGGCTGG ccgACTTTGGGATCTCAGCCCAGATCGGGGCGACACTGGCCAGGCGCCTCTCTTTCATTGGGACACCGTACTG GATGGCCCCAGAGGTGGCAGCTGTGGCCCTGAAGGGTGGATACAATGAGCTCTGTGACATCTGGTCTCTCGGCATCACGGCCATCGAACTGGCCGAGCTCCAGCCCCCTCTCTTTGACGTGCACCCTCTCAG GGTTCTGTTCCTCATGACCAAGAGCGGCTACCAGCCTCCTCGGCTAAAGGAAAAGGGGAGATG GTCATCCGCCTTCCACAACTTTGTCAAAGTCACCCTCACTAAGAACCCTAAGAAACGTCCCGGTGCCACCAAGATGCTCACT caTCAGCTGGTGTCCCAGCCAGGGCTGAACAGAGGTCTGGTCTTGGATCTTCTTGACAAAatgaggaatcctgggaaggggCCGCCCGCCGGTGAGATTGAGGATGAGGAGCCTGAG CCACCTCCTGCCGTCCCTCGGCGGATCAAATCTA CCCGGGCCAGCTCACTGGGGATCCCAGACACAGACTGCTGTC GGCAGCACATGGAGTTCCAGAGGCTCAGAGGAATGGACCCCAGACCTCCGGCTGACACCACG GTTCGACTACAGCCCCCTGGAGACTTC GGTTGCACCAGTCCCAg AGCCCAACTGTCAGAGTCTGATGACGACTATGATGACGTGGACAT CCCTGCCCCCACAGAGGACatgcctcctcccctgcccccaag GATACGG CCCAAGTTCCGATCTCCCTCGGATGATGGTTCTGGC TGGGGGGTAGACGACGGGCAGCTGAGCCCAGGGGTGCTGGTCCGGTGTGCCAGTGGACCTCCTCCCCGTACCCCCCGTCCCGGACCTCCCCCAGCCACCCGCAGCCCCCATCTCACGGC CCTGTCAGATCCCTCGCTGTGGAGCCCAGCC GCCCCGGCGCAAGGCCGGCCCCCACTCCTACCCCCTAAGAAGGAGAAGAtgaggagagaggtgagaggtAGCTGCCG ccgAGAG GGATGTGCCCATCTTGTGAAACTGTTCAATGGCTGCCCCCTCCAGATCCACAGCACGGTCGCCTGGACACATCCCTCTACTAAAG ACCAGCACTTGCTCATGGCTGCGAGGAAGGCCATTTTCACACTGAACAGGAGCGATCAGGAAGCCACACTGGAAatggtga CTCTTCCTGGCCGCACAACCTGGCTGTACTGCATCAACAACCTCCTCATGTCTCTCTCAG GAAAGACACCCCACGTATATTCTCATAGCATCCTGGGCCTgctggagaggaaagagggcaAAACAGGCGGCCCCATCGCTCACATCAGCCCTCACTGGTTACTGGCAAG aaAGAACATGGTCTCCAGTAAGATCCAGGACACCAAAGGCTGCCGGGCTTGCTGTGTGG CTGAGGGTGCCAGCTCCGGGGGACCGTTCCTGTGTGGGGCGTTGGAGACTTCTGTGGTCCTGCTCCAGTGGTACGAGCCAGCCAGCAAATTCCTGCTCGTCCGG CAGGTGCTGTTCCCACTGCCTACCCCACTGCCAGTGTTCGCGCTGCTGACAGCACCAGGCTCGGAGCTGCCGGCAGTGTGCATCGGCGTGAGCCCCGGGCCGGCGGCGAGGTCGGTGCTCTTCCACACCGTGCGCTTCGGCGCGCTGTCCTGCTGGCTGGACGACACCAGCACCG AGCACAAGGGACCAGTGCAGGTGTTCCAAGTGAAGGAAGACTTGGTGCTGGTCTTGATGGATG GATCTCTGAAGCTAGTCACCCCAGAGGGGGCCCCAGCTCCCGGCCTCCGCTCCCCTGAGATCCCTATGACAGAAGCAGTGGAGGCTGTGG cTATGGTTGGAGATCGACTCCAGGCCTTCTGGAAGCACGGAGTCCAGGTGTGGGCTGCAGGCTCGGAACAG GCCCGTAGTGGTGGAGACACGGCCCACGGACGACCCTACCGCCCCCAGCAACCTCTACATCCAGGAATGAGTCACCGGGAGGCCCTGAGGGACTGA